A genomic region of Fodinisporobacter ferrooxydans contains the following coding sequences:
- the dtd gene encoding D-aminoacyl-tRNA deacylase, with the protein MRVVVQRVRYGRVRVEDRIVGEIKSGFVLLVGVTHEDTEQDAVYLAEKIVGLRVFEDGNQKMNLGILEAGGSILSISQFTLYGDCRKGRRPNFMDAARPEQALRIYERLNQEFERLGVTVETGAFGAMMDVELANDGPVTLLLDSKRVF; encoded by the coding sequence ATGCGAGTCGTTGTGCAACGTGTTCGCTATGGAAGGGTACGAGTCGAAGACAGAATTGTCGGTGAGATCAAGAGCGGCTTTGTCTTGCTTGTGGGTGTTACACATGAAGATACGGAACAGGATGCCGTGTATCTGGCCGAAAAAATCGTAGGTTTGCGTGTTTTTGAAGATGGAAATCAAAAAATGAATCTGGGGATTCTGGAAGCAGGGGGTTCTATTTTAAGCATTTCTCAATTTACACTGTATGGCGATTGCAGAAAGGGAAGACGGCCGAATTTTATGGATGCGGCAAGGCCGGAGCAGGCGCTAAGGATCTATGAGCGGCTCAATCAAGAGTTTGAAAGGCTTGGAGTAACTGTAGAGACGGGGGCGTTTGGCGCAATGATGGATGTCGAATTGGCCAACGACGGTCCTGTTACTTTGTTATTGGATTCAAAACGGGTGTTTTAA
- a CDS encoding MBL fold metallo-hydrolase — MLIESFVLNDLGTNCYVVAAHEGGPCAVIDPCAVDMSPVFQYIEQYNLTITHIINTHWHGDHVAGNEAIRDASAAPVYMHEIDAAYLPQAEKQLWFFLGVKQHLRPVDCKVREGDKIQVGDLTFEVIHTPGHSAGGMTLAVDGCLFTGDTLMAGTIGRTDLPGGSFADIMHSIQEKILAYPDETVIYPGHGGSSTLAEEKMLNPFLQM; from the coding sequence ATGTTGATTGAATCGTTTGTCTTGAATGATTTGGGAACCAATTGTTATGTTGTCGCTGCACATGAAGGCGGCCCATGTGCAGTCATCGATCCATGCGCTGTTGATATGAGTCCGGTTTTCCAATATATTGAGCAATATAACCTTACGATTACACATATTATCAATACACATTGGCACGGCGATCATGTAGCCGGCAATGAAGCGATTCGCGATGCATCTGCGGCTCCTGTGTACATGCACGAAATCGATGCTGCCTATCTGCCCCAAGCCGAGAAGCAATTGTGGTTTTTTCTCGGAGTCAAGCAACACTTGCGCCCCGTGGATTGCAAAGTCCGGGAAGGAGACAAAATCCAAGTCGGAGATTTGACATTTGAAGTGATTCATACGCCAGGGCATTCTGCCGGTGGAATGACGCTTGCTGTCGACGGATGTTTATTTACAGGGGATACGCTGATGGCTGGCACAATTGGCAGGACCGATTTGCCAGGGGGGAGTTTTGCTGATATCATGCATTCCATTCAGGAGAAAATTTTAGCGTATCCGGACGAAACGGTGATTTATCCAGGTCATGGAGGGTCATCCACATTGGCGGAAGAAAAAATGTTGAATCCATTTTTGCAAATGTGA
- the yidD gene encoding membrane protein insertion efficiency factor YidD, whose amino-acid sequence MTKYSLSIIQWYQRDISPRYGRRCRFEPTCSQYAKIAFEKYGFWRGCWLTFGRLRRCHHRYIGSKVDFP is encoded by the coding sequence ATGACAAAATATTCTCTTTCTATTATTCAATGGTACCAACGGGACATATCGCCAAGATATGGACGCCGTTGCCGTTTTGAGCCGACTTGTTCCCAATATGCAAAAATTGCTTTTGAAAAGTATGGATTTTGGAGAGGATGTTGGCTGACATTTGGGAGATTGCGCAGGTGCCATCATCGCTATATCGGAAGTAAAGTCGATTTTCCATAA
- a CDS encoding DUF1540 domain-containing protein, with protein sequence MPYVQVVCTVSNCKYWGNGNVCNADKILVTSDQIGTIYPNSIDASQADMIVAESGTTPVSFCESTCCKTFETKQ encoded by the coding sequence ATGCCATATGTACAAGTCGTATGTACGGTAAGCAATTGTAAGTATTGGGGAAATGGAAATGTCTGCAATGCGGACAAAATTCTCGTAACAAGCGATCAGATCGGAACGATATATCCCAATTCCATCGATGCAAGTCAGGCAGACATGATTGTAGCAGAGTCTGGAACGACACCTGTGTCATTTTGTGAATCGACATGCTGCAAAACATTCGAAACGAAACAGTAA
- a CDS encoding S-layer homology domain-containing protein translates to MANAWDGTHLWIWYANKIDNGDLNTMLAQAKSLGITGVIIKFADGNLVNDPVSQGFLSQFKALVGPFKSAGFRVGGWIYQYLTDAGGEADACAQAIAAGADWIVLDAETDVYGKNAQVQAFGQQLRQQYPNIPIGLSSFAISNYHSQVPFSEYAAFVDVMMPQVYWGEIGWDVGVAFQASIASYQPFGKPIAPTGQAYGSVTPADMARFVDLAKNAKESGISWWDWQEASAQQLTAIADHLLTPSNRTNSSNQIAQDVANSSWYAKAVQYVLAQGLMTVDANGDFLPDQPATRAQLAQVLYNESLKQKQPASSPTGTTGTTGTTGTTGTKEIAKDVSGSDWFAPAVQYVLAKGLMHVDSNGNFDPNSPLTRAQLAQVLFTEHQPAG, encoded by the coding sequence ATGGCAAATGCATGGGATGGCACACATCTCTGGATTTGGTATGCAAACAAGATTGATAACGGCGATTTGAACACAATGCTGGCACAAGCAAAATCTTTAGGCATTACCGGAGTGATTATCAAGTTTGCCGATGGCAACTTGGTAAACGATCCTGTCAGCCAGGGATTTTTATCCCAGTTTAAAGCACTTGTCGGACCATTTAAGTCTGCCGGATTTCGGGTTGGCGGATGGATCTATCAATATTTGACAGATGCAGGCGGCGAGGCAGATGCATGTGCACAGGCGATTGCAGCAGGTGCGGATTGGATTGTCTTGGATGCAGAAACGGATGTTTATGGAAAAAATGCACAGGTTCAGGCATTCGGCCAACAATTGCGTCAGCAGTACCCGAACATACCTATTGGATTGTCTTCATTTGCGATCAGCAACTATCATTCACAAGTACCGTTTTCGGAATATGCAGCGTTTGTCGATGTCATGATGCCGCAAGTATATTGGGGAGAAATAGGCTGGGATGTCGGTGTGGCATTTCAGGCATCGATTGCAAGTTATCAGCCATTTGGAAAACCAATTGCACCGACAGGGCAAGCGTATGGCAGCGTTACACCCGCAGATATGGCGCGGTTTGTGGATTTGGCAAAAAATGCAAAGGAGAGCGGAATCTCTTGGTGGGACTGGCAGGAGGCTTCGGCACAGCAATTGACGGCAATCGCAGATCATTTGCTCACACCCTCCAATCGGACAAATTCGAGCAATCAGATCGCACAGGATGTTGCAAATTCCTCCTGGTATGCCAAAGCTGTTCAATATGTGCTTGCACAAGGGCTTATGACGGTCGATGCCAATGGAGATTTTCTGCCGGATCAACCGGCCACCCGCGCTCAATTGGCGCAAGTGCTATACAATGAGTCTCTCAAGCAAAAGCAACCGGCAAGTTCACCTACAGGGACAACAGGGACAACAGGGACAACAGGGACAACAGGGACAAAGGAAATTGCGAAAGACGTTTCCGGCAGTGACTGGTTTGCTCCTGCTGTACAGTACGTACTCGCAAAAGGACTTATGCATGTGGATTCAAACGGCAATTTTGATCCCAATTCCCCACTCACACGGGCACAATTGGCACAAGTCCTTTTCACTGAACACCAACCCGCCGGCTAA